In the Drosophila gunungcola strain Sukarami unplaced genomic scaffold, Dgunungcola_SK_2 000001F, whole genome shotgun sequence genome, one interval contains:
- the LOC128263542 gene encoding angiopoietin-related protein 7-like: MKSSLLVLFLSYLLLEEPVLSVADPVENLQQETKNQNSEDQCNSYCFSVFKPVLDHFVELKRAANASDELRIKINTLESSKKDLQIQLSNAEAVDKTSKLLINLKDEQIKEMSKQLKEKDDKIKNQSEQLKKNDETIRKLQGQLAIAKVQNENKDKLIRIQEDQMKDKTELIENKEELIQLKDQQIKDKDERLKIKISQINDHYSENLKNSNQINELTNQVKSVSEKLTEKTEMLSRCSRLDSCPSKGPSGIYNMKIRGTNAFEAPCNSAGWMTIQRRLNGSVDFNRNWDSYKNGFGDVNGEFFIGLQKLHLMTEAQPYELYVSLRDINGTSRYAKYDHFKVGSETESYELKTVGTYSGTAGDSLRYHGKVKFSTYDRDNDYSAGNCAEGHNGGWWFNKCAKSSLNGKYYKNGQKQDVYGIVWGTWKDFDFTISLTFAEMMIRPKSG; encoded by the exons ATGAAGTCCAGTTTATTAGTGTTGTTTTTGTCATATTTGCTCTTGGAGGAGCCAGTTCTTTCAGTCGCTGATCCTGTTGAGAATTTGCAGCAAGAAACTAAAAATCAGAATAGCGAAGATCAGTGCAATTCATATTGCTTTTCGGTGTTCAAGCCCGTTCTCGATCACTTTGTTGAGTTAAAACGAGCAGCCAATGCCAGCGATGAGCtaagaatcaaaataaatacattggAATCCTCTAAAAAGGACTTGCAGATACAGTTATCAAACGCGGAAGCTGTAGACAAGACCAGTAAATTACttattaatttgaaagatGAACAAATTAAAGAGATGAGTAAACAACTTAAAGAAAAAGATGATAAAATTAAGAACCAATCTGAACAGCTCAAGAAAAATGATGAAACTATAAGAAAATTGCAAGGCCAGTTAGCAATTGCTAAAGtacaaaacgaaaacaaagaTAAGCTAATTCGTATACAGGAAGATCAAATGAAAGATAAAACTGAACTGATTGAAAACAAAGAAGAACTTATACAACTAAAAGATCAACAAATAAAAGACAAAGATGAACgtctaaaaatcaaaatttctcAAATCAATGACCATTATTCGGagaatttgaaaaattcaaatcaaatcaatgaGTTAACTAATCAAGTAAAGTCCGTTTCCGAAAAGCTAACTGAAAAAACTGAAATGCTTTCAAGATGCAGTCGATTGGATAGTTGTCCCAGCAAAGGTCCTTCTGGAATTTATAACATGAAAATACGAGGAACAAATGCATTTGAAGCTCCTTGCAATTCAGCTGGTTGGATGACAATACAGAGGCGTTTGAACGGATCAGTGGACTTCAATCGAAACTGGGATAGTTATAAAAATGGATTTGGGGACGTTAATGGAGAGTTTTTTATTGGACTCCAAAAATTGCATCTCATGACAGAGGCACAACCTTACGAACTCTATGTTAGTCTTCGGGATATAAATGGAACCAGCCGCTACGCCAAATACGATCACTTTAAAGTTGGAAGTGAGACGGAGTCATATGAGCTAAAAACGGTAGGAACATATTCTGGTACGGCAGGAGACTCCCTAAGATACCATGGGAAAGTAAAGTTCAGCACATATGACCGGGATAATGACTATAGTGCTGGAAATTGTGCAGAGGGCCACAATGGGGGATGGTGGTTTAACAAATGTGCTAAAAG tTCACTTAAtggaaaatattacaaaaatggTCAGAAGCAAGACGTATACGGAATTGTTTGGGGTACATGGAAAGACTTCGACTTTACAATCTCGCTGACTTTTGCTGAAATGATGATTAGACCTAAATCCGGTTAA
- the LOC128263555 gene encoding uncharacterized protein LOC128263555 isoform X1 yields MDVWGFCVSDTTMAYGGSMRNGYYRDYEQFPYGTLESTTSPHAVKDCYSRVQEKCKQIKTEKQLRKDCPFCKEHKKRPLINYMRKREQRKHHDSICEDEEEMHDHELEHAHNHSHEVVSSVLAAPQSCKV; encoded by the exons ATGGATGTTTGGGGATTCTGCGTTAGCGATACTACGATGGCATATGGCGGTTCGATGCGCAACGGATATTACCGGGACTACGAGCAGTTTCCCTACGGAACCCTCGAATCCACCACATCCCCTCATGCGGTCAAGGATTGCTACAGTCGAGTGCaag AGAAATGCAAGCAGATAAAAACCGAGAAGCAGTTGAGGAAGGATTGTCCTTTCTGCAAGGAACACAAGAAGCGGCCGCTCATCAACTACATGCGCAAGAGGGAGCAGCGCAAGCACCATGACAGCATCtgcgaggacgaggaggagatGCACGACCATGAGCTGGAGCACGCCCACAATCACAGCCACGAGGTGGTGTCCTCCGTCCTTGCCGCCCCCCAGAGCTGCAAGGTGTGA
- the LOC128263555 gene encoding uncharacterized protein LOC128263555 isoform X3: MDVWGFCVSDTTMAYGGSMRNGYYRDYEQFPYGTLESTTSPHAVKDCYSRVQALKDGKKLSKGNCKCEPTACKCGKRRRQQQLKLLVSQLRRRDNVSSVILF, translated from the exons ATGGATGTTTGGGGATTCTGCGTTAGCGATACTACGATGGCATATGGCGGTTCGATGCGCAACGGATATTACCGGGACTACGAGCAGTTTCCCTACGGAACCCTCGAATCCACCACATCCCCTCATGCGGTCAAGGATTGCTACAGTCGAGTGCaag CTCTTAAGGACGGTAAAAAGTTGAGCAAGGGCAATTGTAAATGCGAGCCTACAGCCTGTAAATGTGGAAAAAGGCGACGACAGCAACAATTGAAATTGTTGGTGTCGCAACTTAGGAGACGCGATAACGTATCAAGTGTTATATTGTTTTAG
- the LOC128263541 gene encoding pyridine nucleotide-disulfide oxidoreductase domain-containing protein 1 — MPRNCEFLVVGGGIAGVSCAESLAICRPTASVLLLTESSIVKSVTNLVPVARYLHKFDVREQDVSKMGATIETLVDQLEHINSREHWIRTRTGVVVNYLYLCLCTGGAPKLFSSGGAKESRIIGIRDTDSVLELQRKLAAAKDVLILGNGGIASELAYELKDVNVHWVVKDAHISATFVDPGAAEFFQLARSEVNTKDSSPETAIKRMRYGEVLSKEQNNKHGAALGPDWHRTFDLSGAAGKSDKRLPKIYYKSHIDSYKELSDGSGLAIQLGHEDGSLEKLTCDFIVSATGVLPRHEYTSDCPLKFSEDGGISVDEMMRTNVEDVYAAGDVCTASWAPATHWFQMRLWTQARQMGSMAGRSMAAASEDEIVYQDFCFELFGHVTKLFGYPVVLLGRFNGQDLGRDYEILVRCTRNKEYIKFVLQNGRLRGAILIGDTDLAETCENLILNGIDLQPYGDDILNPDIDIEDYFD; from the coding sequence ATGCCACGGAATTGCGAATTCCTGGTGGTCGGTGGCGGCATCGCTGGCGTTAGCTGCGCCGAGTCCTTGGCTATCTGCCGACCCACTGCGTCCGTCCTCCTGCTCACGGAATCCAGCATTGTGAAGAGTGTCACCAATCTTGTGCCGGTGGCTCGATATCTCCACAAGTTTGATGTGCGGGAACAGGATGTCTCCAAAATGGGAGCCACCATCGAAACGCTGGTGGACCAACTGGAACACATCAACAGCCGGGAGCACTGGATCCGCACCAGAACGGGTGTGGTGGTCAACTATCTCTATCTGTGCTTGTGCACTGGCGGAGCACCCAAATTATTTAGTTCCGGTGGTGCTAAAGAATCCCGAATCATTGGCATTCGGGACACGGATTCTGTGCTGGAACTACAGCGCAAACTGGCGGCAGCCAAGGACGTTCTGATCCTGGGAAACGGGGGCATTGCCAGTGAGTTGGCCTACGAGCTAAAGGATGTCAATGTCCATTGGGTGGTTAAGGACGCCCACATCTCGGCCACCTTTGTGGATCCCGGAGCAGCAGAGTTCTTTCAGCTGGCACGAAGTGAAGTAAACACAAAGGACTCATCCCCAGAAACGGCCATTAAACGTATGCGATATGGTGAAGTGCTGTCCAAGGAGCAGAATAACAAGCACGGAGCTGCTTTGGGTCCGGATTGGCATCGCACCTTCGATTTGAGTGGGGCAGCTGGAAAGTCGGATAAACGCCTGCCAAAGATCTATTACAAATCTCACATAGACTCCTATAAGGAACTTTCCGACGGATCAGGTCTTGCAATCCAGTTGGGCCACGAGGATGGAAGTTTGGAGAAGCTAACCTgtgattttattgtttccgCCACGGGAGTCCTGCCGCGTCACGAGTACACCAGCGATTGCCCACTGAAGTTTTCCGAGGATGGTGGCATTTCCGTGGATGAAATGATGCGTACCAATGTGGAGGATGTTTACGCTGCCGGTGATGTCTGCACGGCCAGCTGGGCACCGGCTACGCACTGGTTCCAGATGCGCCTGTGGACTCAGGCCCGCCAAATGGGATCCATGGCGGGCCGAAGTATGGCAGCCGCCAGTGAGGATGAAATCGTGTACCAGGACTTTTGCTTCGAGCTCTTTGGTCACGTAACCAAGCTTTTTGGCTATCCTGTGGTCTTGCTGGGCCGCTTTAATGGCCAGGATTTGGGCAGGGACTACGAGATCCTGGTGCGCTGCACTCGCAATAAGGAGTACATTAAGTTTGTGCTGCAGAATGGCAGACTGCGGGGTGCTATCCTCATCGGGGACACCGATCTTGCCGAGACCTGCGAGAACCTCATCCTAAACGGCATCGATTTGCAGCCGTACGGCGATGATATACTCAATCCCGATATTGACATTGAAGACTACTTTGATTAG
- the LOC128263537 gene encoding protein nessun dorma, whose amino-acid sequence MEVFTFEKSFLERLKEAEAVLKWEGAVMPASQVRSEWKSYVELQIEPAGWQAIWKIPRVICEDLKLRYPTIVYGYVEQVIFEELKAVFVVTAVQDNDVHLPESNEVSLVELWPTVEQENSALNVDTTADCIDRLRFFYTHVWMPWDKDYDDDRDWVQQHLQARIQLVCDLSKNRLPRPLAVHMRTLLTEASYIQQRLDFLELDLSDAESDDEAVELNDNAAEPARKQPKTGNANGSLNVSSLPVTDLMCLHLRMAIIRSEFEILENPEMRRAYSELQSNSLKRLRSSSGRTKQSEDLLVERAPISHVVTVPGKLQQQLDLLKLAQSLVEPEAQVQLANTLQDVLSICQSHDHILLSPGEHTIKFLEHLNDNGSLSGLIQPEAILAPAPDLFKLPVVSSSDEDSTLLVIDGDYSLSQLVLDCRHVRRGILLRNGTLTMRGCRLLGDGNSSTQEGIVCMPGASVELKSCLIENFAVGISMRSRSSAELGSVQLKNCKTGLELLEKTVSLNLQGSKCSFDGCKLGILADGLPLGEKRTGKSIILKQFSELQRYNEDNLLGNCSFNNCARNVRVFNESEQLLAQRSHQRLLEEELGGENKENIQVV is encoded by the exons atggaAGTGTTTACCTTTGAGAAATCCTTTCTGGAGCGCCTGAAGGAAGCGGAGGCGGTTCTCAAATGGGAGGGAGCCGTGATGCCCGCCTCTCAGGTGCGATCCGAGTGGAAATCCTATGTAGAGCTGCAGATCGAGCCTGCAG GCTGGCAGGCAATTTGGAAAATACCGCGCGTGATTTGCGAGGATCTAAAACTCCGGTATCCCACCATTGTTTACGGCTACGTGGAGCAGGTGATCTTCGAGGAGCTGAAAGCGGTCTTTGTTGTGACCGCCGTGCAGGACAACGATGTCCACCTGCCGGAGAGCAACGAGGTGTCCCTGGTGGAACTGTGGCCCACGGTGGAGCAGGAGAACTCCGCCCTCAATGTGGACACCACGGCGGACTGCATCGATCGGCTGAGGTTCTTCTATACCCATGTATGGATGCCCTGGGACAAAGACTACGACGATGATCGCGACTGGGTGCAGCAGCATCTGCAGGCTCGCATTCAGCTCGTGTGCGATCTCAGCAAGAATAGGCTACCCCGTCCACTGGCCGTGCACATGCGCACCCTGCTGACCGAAGCCAGTTACATCCAGCAGCGCCTGGACTTCCTGGAGCTGGATCTCAGCGATGCCGAGAGTGACGACGAGGCCGTTGAACTCAATGACAATGCGGCCGAGCCGGCCAGGAAGCAGCCCAAAACAGGCAACGCCAATGGCAGCCTCAATGTGTCCAGTTTGCCAGTGACGGATCTGATGTGCCTGCACCTGCGCATGGCCATCATCAGGAGCGAGTTCGAGATCCTTGAGAACCCAGAGATGAGGAGGGCTTACAGTGAGCTGCAGTCGAACAGCTTGAAGCGACTTCGCAGCTCATCGGGAAGGACCAAACAATCGGAGGATCTCCTGGTGGAGCGGGCTCCCATTAGCCATGTGGTTACCGTTCCGGggaaactgcagcagcagctggatcTGCTGAAGCTGGCCCAGTCGCTGGTCGAGCCGGAAGCGCAGGTGCAGTTGGCCAACACGCTGCAGGATGTGCTGAGCATCTGCCAAAGCCACGATCATATACTCCTCTCGCCCGGCGAGCACACCATCAAGTTTTTGGAACACCTCAACGACAATGGCAGCCTGAGTGGCCTGATCCAGCCGGAAGCTATACTAGCTCCGGCTCCAGACCTCTTCAAGCTGCCTGTGGTGTCCTCCAGTGACGAGGACAGCACCCTGCTGGTAATTGATGGCGACTATAGCCTGTCGCAGCTGGTCCTGGACTGCCGCCACGTACGTCGGGGAATTCTGCTGCGCAATGGCACCTTGACAATGCGCGGATGCCGCCTGCTGGGCGATGGCAACTCCAGCACCCAGGAGGGCATCGTCTGCATGCCAGGCGCCAGCGTGGAACTAAAAAGCTGCCTCATCGAGAACTTTGCCGTGGGCATTTCGATGCGATCGAGATCAAGCGCCGAGCTGGGCAGTGTCCAGTTGAAAAACTGCAAGACAGGACTGGAACTGCTGGAGAAGACGGTTTCGCTGAATCTGCAGGGCAGCAAATGCAGCTTCGACGGCTGCAAGCTGGGAATCTTGGCAGATGGCTTGCCCTTGGGCGAAAAAAGAACAGGAAAGTCAATAATACTGAAACAATTTAGCGAACTGCAGAG ATACAATGAGGACAACTTGCTTGGTAATTGCAGCTTCAACAATTGCGCGAGAAATGTGCGCGTTTTCAACGAATCTGAACAACTGCTGGCTCAACGCTCCCATCAGCGACTTTTAGAGGAGGAACTCGGTGGCGAAAATAAGGAAAACATTCAAGTGGTCTAG
- the LOC128263555 gene encoding uncharacterized protein LOC128263555 isoform X2, which produces MLNRLIKKLRTSTGGKSQALKDGKKLSKGNCKCEPTACKCGKRRRQQQLKLLVSQLRRRDNVSSVILF; this is translated from the exons ATGCTGAACCgcctaataaaaaaattgagaacTTCCACAGGAGGGAAGTCGCAAG CTCTTAAGGACGGTAAAAAGTTGAGCAAGGGCAATTGTAAATGCGAGCCTACAGCCTGTAAATGTGGAAAAAGGCGACGACAGCAACAATTGAAATTGTTGGTGTCGCAACTTAGGAGACGCGATAACGTATCAAGTGTTATATTGTTTTAG
- the LOC128263547 gene encoding PI-PLC X domain-containing protein 2 isoform X1: MTREHWMRDLPVELRDLSIINLAIPGSHNSMTYGINSKSKLAPDAETSIRRWHRFFPCFVRRWSRTQSAGTLEQLQLGVRYFDLRIAQKDDKFYYCHGLFAMEIFEPLLEIRQFVDSHPGEVVILDLQHFYALTVAHHQQLHKDLIQFFGHRLYSTADGSLKDCTLNRCLEMQRNLVIIYRRCPIPLPLRFWPSYSWPTPWPNKASVKKLQSFLEDSLLSRQPQQGYVSQCLITPTGRYIAFRLFFTLKSTAKRVDKKLQPWIQEQIPGPFEPTEEPRVNVFLADFVNLKEGQFCDWVLELNTKLQVSMANPEKEYT, from the exons ATGACCAGGGAGCATTGGATGCGGGACTTGCCCGTGGAACTGCGTGATCTTTCGATCATTAATTTGGCCATTCCAG GTTCCCACAACTCGATGACTTATGGCATAAATAGTAAGTCCAAGCTAGCGCCCGATGCGGAAACTTCCATTAGACGATGGCATCGCTTCTTTCCCTGCTTCGTGCGCCGCTGGAGCAGGACCCAATCCGCCGGGACACTGGAGCAACTGCAGCTGGGAGTGCGGTACTTCGATCTGAGGATAGCCCAGAAGGATGACAAGTTCTACTACTGCCATGGCCTGTTTGCCATGGAGATTTTCGAGCCGCTCTTGGAGATTCGCCAGTTCGTGGACTCGCACCCCGGGGAGGTTGTCATCCTGGATCTGCAGCACTTCTATGCCCTGACAGTGGCCCATCACCAGCAGCTTCACAAGGATCTGATCCAGTTCTTTGGCCATCGTCTGTACTCTACCGCCGATGGTTCTCTCAAGGATTGCACCTTGAACCGCTGTCTGGAGATGCAACGCAACTTGGTGATCATCTATCGGCGATGTCCCATTCCGCTGCCCCTGAGATTCTGGCCCAGTTATTCGTGGCCCACACCGTGGCCGAATAAAGCCAGTGTCAAGAAGCTGCAATCCTTTCTGGAGGACTCTCTGTTGTCACGGCAGCCCCAGCAGGGATATGTCTCCCAGTGCCTCATCACGCCCACTGGTCGCTATATTGCCTTCCGGCTCTTCTTCACCCTGAAAAGTACAGCCAAGCGGGTGGACAAGAAGCTGCAGCCATGGATTCAAGAGCAGATCCCGGGTCCTTTTGAGCCGACGGAGGAGCCCAGGGTGAATGTGTTCCTGGCCGATTTTGTAAACCTTAAGGAGGGACAGTTCTGCGATTGGGTTCTGGAGCTAAACACAAAGTTGCAGGTAAGTATGGCTAATCCGGAAAAGGAATATACTTGA
- the LOC128263554 gene encoding transcription initiation factor TFIID subunit 13 yields the protein MASNNMPEENFEGGDFNFDDDADDDQFVSTNSGRKRLFSKELRCMMFGFGDDKNPYTETVDLLEDLVIEYIAETTHRAMEIGRTGRVQVEDIIFLVRKDQRKYARVKDLLTMNEELKKARKAFDEIKYVGTEGKLK from the exons atggCCTCAAATAATATGCCAGAGGAGAATTTCGAAGGCGGAGAT ttcaacTTTGATGACGATGCCGATGATGACCAGTTTGTGTCCACAAATTCCGGACGAAAGCGCCTTTTCAGCAAGGAGCTGCGCTGCATGATGTTTGGGTTTGGCGACGATAAAAACCCGTACACGGAAACCGTAGATCTGCTGGAGGATCTGGTCATTGAATATATCGCGGAGACCACGCACCGGGCCATGGAAATCGGGCGAACTGGTCGTGTCCAGGTGGAGGACATTATCTTCCTGGTGCGCAAAGATCAACGCAAATACGCCAGGGTCAAGGATTTGTTGACCATGAACGAGGAGCTCAAGAAGGCGCGCAAGGCCTTCGACGAGATCAAGTATGTGG GCACCGAGGGCAAGCTCAAATGA
- the LOC128263547 gene encoding PI-PLC X domain-containing protein 2 isoform X2: MTYGINSKSKLAPDAETSIRRWHRFFPCFVRRWSRTQSAGTLEQLQLGVRYFDLRIAQKDDKFYYCHGLFAMEIFEPLLEIRQFVDSHPGEVVILDLQHFYALTVAHHQQLHKDLIQFFGHRLYSTADGSLKDCTLNRCLEMQRNLVIIYRRCPIPLPLRFWPSYSWPTPWPNKASVKKLQSFLEDSLLSRQPQQGYVSQCLITPTGRYIAFRLFFTLKSTAKRVDKKLQPWIQEQIPGPFEPTEEPRVNVFLADFVNLKEGQFCDWVLELNTKLQVSMANPEKEYT, encoded by the coding sequence ATGACTTATGGCATAAATAGTAAGTCCAAGCTAGCGCCCGATGCGGAAACTTCCATTAGACGATGGCATCGCTTCTTTCCCTGCTTCGTGCGCCGCTGGAGCAGGACCCAATCCGCCGGGACACTGGAGCAACTGCAGCTGGGAGTGCGGTACTTCGATCTGAGGATAGCCCAGAAGGATGACAAGTTCTACTACTGCCATGGCCTGTTTGCCATGGAGATTTTCGAGCCGCTCTTGGAGATTCGCCAGTTCGTGGACTCGCACCCCGGGGAGGTTGTCATCCTGGATCTGCAGCACTTCTATGCCCTGACAGTGGCCCATCACCAGCAGCTTCACAAGGATCTGATCCAGTTCTTTGGCCATCGTCTGTACTCTACCGCCGATGGTTCTCTCAAGGATTGCACCTTGAACCGCTGTCTGGAGATGCAACGCAACTTGGTGATCATCTATCGGCGATGTCCCATTCCGCTGCCCCTGAGATTCTGGCCCAGTTATTCGTGGCCCACACCGTGGCCGAATAAAGCCAGTGTCAAGAAGCTGCAATCCTTTCTGGAGGACTCTCTGTTGTCACGGCAGCCCCAGCAGGGATATGTCTCCCAGTGCCTCATCACGCCCACTGGTCGCTATATTGCCTTCCGGCTCTTCTTCACCCTGAAAAGTACAGCCAAGCGGGTGGACAAGAAGCTGCAGCCATGGATTCAAGAGCAGATCCCGGGTCCTTTTGAGCCGACGGAGGAGCCCAGGGTGAATGTGTTCCTGGCCGATTTTGTAAACCTTAAGGAGGGACAGTTCTGCGATTGGGTTCTGGAGCTAAACACAAAGTTGCAGGTAAGTATGGCTAATCCGGAAAAGGAATATACTTGA